In the genome of Myxococcales bacterium, one region contains:
- a CDS encoding SDR family NAD(P)-dependent oxidoreductase, whose protein sequence is MKRIEGRIALVTGAAGGIGRATAVRLAEKGAHVALADVNESGLDETRSRVERLGVRATTHLVDVADRAAMEDLVRQIESAHGGLHVLVNNAGVAVSATFEDHTLEDFQWLIGINFWGVVHGCKLFMPLLRQADEAHIVNVSSVFGLIGMPMNSAYCASKFAVYGLSESLRVELSDTHIGVTCVQPGGVATDIVKSARWTDDPAAAALRPRTERAFARMMPPERAAKAIVRGIERNSHRVLITREAHMIDAAKRAFPSLTSALVARGWRRAWTGIVGR, encoded by the coding sequence ATGAAACGTATCGAGGGACGGATCGCACTCGTGACCGGCGCTGCCGGTGGCATCGGCCGTGCGACGGCAGTCCGCCTGGCAGAAAAAGGTGCACACGTCGCGCTCGCCGACGTGAACGAGAGTGGGCTCGACGAGACTCGCTCGCGGGTCGAGCGCCTCGGCGTGCGGGCGACGACGCACCTCGTGGACGTCGCCGATCGCGCTGCCATGGAAGATCTGGTTCGGCAGATCGAGAGCGCACACGGCGGCTTGCACGTGCTGGTGAACAACGCAGGGGTCGCCGTATCCGCCACCTTCGAAGATCACACACTCGAGGACTTCCAGTGGTTGATCGGGATCAACTTCTGGGGCGTGGTCCACGGTTGCAAGCTCTTCATGCCGCTCTTGCGCCAAGCAGACGAGGCTCACATCGTCAACGTCTCCAGCGTCTTCGGCCTGATTGGCATGCCGATGAACTCGGCCTACTGCGCCAGCAAGTTCGCCGTCTACGGGCTGAGCGAGAGCCTGCGCGTCGAGCTGTCGGACACACACATCGGTGTCACTTGTGTTCAGCCCGGTGGCGTGGCCACCGACATCGTCAAGTCCGCCCGCTGGACCGACGACCCGGCCGCCGCCGCACTGAGACCCCGCACCGAGCGCGCCTTCGCACGCATGATGCCGCCCGAGCGCGCCGCCAAGGCCATCGTGCGCGGGATCGAAAGGAACTCACACCGGGTGCTGATCACCCGCGAGGCCCACATGATCGACGCCGCGAAACGTGCGTTTCCTTCGTTGACGTCGGCTCTCGTGGCGCGAGGT